Proteins encoded by one window of Bradyrhizobium sp. B097:
- a CDS encoding HNH endonuclease: protein MPQKIMLCRLVWAEEYKSKKEKIFAGNMSYPATHEFAVEQLNFADEKGSVFGFVENRGQNVKLENLGANPADESIDGVTIVFCAVDKLSMNLRVVGWYENAIVFRELQPAKKGSIRGDWEYYFQASSVDAHLVPATERDLEVPRKTRRIDRGFIGQRNIFYPAGNPNYERFLQNFDLVRRGAQPNGTGETDQTAFQEGQRASREASYFARNAGLVKAAKHHHGTTCQGCGFNFADVYGDIGEDYVEIHHKRPIAGGEVRVSTVHDVDVLCANCHRMVHRREIPLTLKELRALIASQRARRKRA from the coding sequence ATGCCTCAAAAGATAATGCTGTGCCGGCTTGTTTGGGCCGAAGAATACAAATCGAAAAAGGAGAAGATCTTCGCGGGCAATATGAGCTACCCGGCGACGCACGAGTTCGCCGTTGAGCAGCTCAATTTTGCCGATGAGAAAGGCTCGGTGTTCGGCTTCGTCGAGAACCGAGGCCAAAACGTCAAACTTGAAAATCTGGGAGCCAACCCGGCTGATGAATCCATAGATGGAGTCACCATCGTATTCTGCGCCGTGGATAAGCTCAGTATGAATCTGAGAGTCGTTGGCTGGTACGAGAACGCGATCGTCTTTCGCGAGCTGCAACCAGCGAAGAAGGGCTCAATTCGCGGCGATTGGGAATACTACTTTCAGGCCTCGTCCGTCGATGCTCATCTCGTTCCGGCCACGGAGCGCGATCTCGAGGTACCGAGAAAGACCCGGCGGATCGATCGAGGGTTCATCGGTCAGCGCAACATCTTCTATCCGGCAGGCAATCCGAACTATGAACGGTTTCTACAGAACTTCGATCTAGTCCGAAGGGGCGCACAGCCCAACGGGACCGGCGAGACGGATCAGACGGCGTTCCAGGAGGGCCAGCGTGCATCGCGTGAAGCGTCGTACTTCGCCCGCAATGCAGGGTTGGTGAAGGCGGCAAAGCATCATCACGGAACCACCTGCCAAGGATGCGGTTTCAATTTCGCGGATGTCTACGGAGATATCGGCGAGGACTACGTCGAGATCCATCACAAACGCCCGATCGCCGGCGGCGAGGTCCGCGTTTCGACGGTCCATGACGTTGACGTTCTCTGCGCCAATTGCCACCGCATGGTTCATCGGCGCGAAATCCCGCTAACCCTCAAGGAGCTGAGGGCTCTGATTGCCAGTCAACGTGCTCGTCGCAAGCGCGCATAG
- a CDS encoding 4-hydroxyphenylacetate 3-hydroxylase N-terminal domain-containing protein, which produces MRSAKEFLSGLKDGRTIYINGASVGDVTTHHAFRNLASSMAGLFEFASAPENAELMTFDTGAGRANRIWQLPASYAELVERRKALEAWAGLHAGFMGRAPDHVASCISGLYMGLDVFKAYDPARAGALESYYRYARDKDLYLTYVIINPQADRSKGAAEQADPFLTAGVVDRDAEGITIRGAKMLATGGVVADEVFVTTIQPMRPGEERYAMSFAIPMNSKGLKMLSRKSYEDAAGAVFDNPLSSRFDENDSVLYFDDVKVPWDRVFVEGNVEMCQKQFHATPCHVYQNYQAMVRLSVKLKFLSGLAHRTAEMNGVTQFPQVREMLGQLAAETGMVDALVAAMEAKGSQAGPYFIPDRHTLYSAQVLTQQLYAHIVNTLRELAGGGMIMLPSSIADFENPEIAALISKTQQSPKANSHDRVKFYKLAWDAVGSEFGSRHQQYEMFYAGATFVTKGHSYRTYDWAGADRLVQGMLDSYDLNGVSSTSKAA; this is translated from the coding sequence ATGCGCAGTGCGAAGGAATTTCTGTCGGGCCTGAAGGACGGCCGCACCATCTACATCAATGGCGCCTCGGTCGGCGATGTGACCACACATCATGCTTTCCGCAATCTTGCGAGCTCCATGGCGGGCTTGTTCGAGTTCGCGAGCGCTCCCGAGAATGCCGAGCTCATGACGTTCGACACCGGCGCCGGTCGTGCCAACCGCATTTGGCAGCTTCCGGCCTCCTACGCCGAGCTTGTGGAGCGGCGCAAGGCGCTGGAGGCCTGGGCCGGCTTGCATGCGGGCTTCATGGGCCGCGCGCCGGACCATGTCGCGTCCTGCATCTCCGGCCTTTACATGGGGCTCGATGTTTTCAAGGCGTACGATCCGGCACGCGCCGGCGCGCTGGAAAGCTATTACCGCTACGCGCGCGACAAAGATCTCTATCTCACCTACGTCATCATCAATCCCCAGGCCGACCGCTCGAAGGGCGCCGCGGAGCAAGCCGATCCGTTCCTGACCGCAGGCGTCGTCGATCGCGACGCCGAGGGGATCACCATCCGCGGCGCCAAGATGCTGGCGACCGGCGGCGTCGTTGCCGACGAGGTTTTCGTCACCACCATCCAGCCCATGCGTCCAGGTGAAGAGCGCTACGCGATGTCCTTCGCTATCCCGATGAACAGCAAGGGGCTCAAGATGCTCTCCCGCAAATCCTACGAGGATGCCGCGGGCGCAGTGTTCGACAATCCGTTGTCCAGCCGCTTCGACGAAAACGACTCGGTTCTCTATTTCGACGACGTGAAGGTGCCGTGGGACCGCGTCTTCGTCGAGGGCAATGTCGAGATGTGCCAGAAGCAGTTCCACGCAACGCCGTGCCACGTCTACCAGAATTACCAGGCGATGGTGCGCCTCAGCGTGAAGCTCAAGTTCCTGAGCGGCCTGGCGCACCGAACGGCCGAGATGAACGGCGTCACTCAGTTTCCGCAGGTGCGCGAGATGCTGGGCCAGCTTGCGGCCGAGACCGGAATGGTGGACGCGCTTGTGGCGGCGATGGAAGCGAAAGGTTCGCAGGCCGGGCCTTACTTCATCCCTGACCGACATACGCTCTACTCCGCGCAGGTGCTGACCCAGCAACTCTACGCGCATATCGTCAACACGCTGCGCGAGCTCGCCGGCGGCGGCATGATCATGCTGCCATCGTCGATTGCGGACTTCGAGAATCCGGAGATCGCGGCGTTGATCAGCAAGACCCAGCAGTCTCCGAAGGCCAATTCGCACGACCGTGTGAAGTTCTACAAGCTCGCCTGGGATGCCGTGGGCTCCGAGTTCGGCTCGCGCCATCAGCAGTACGAGATGTTCTACGCCGGCGCGACCTTCGTCACCAAGGGCCATTCCTATCGCACCTACGACTGGGCCGGCGCCGACCGGCTGGTCCAGGGCATGCTCGATTCCTACGACCTCAACGGCGTCTCGTCCACCAGCAAAGCTGCCTGA
- a CDS encoding MarR family transcriptional regulator encodes MTASKPELLEKEGDRTLRGLLYDYFAFGRSLEACREIFANFVDLSTTQYLILIAIKNSTADEPMGVNQIAERLYLSGAFVTNEINKLVADGLLEKSPHPEDRRRVQLALTQHGVGLLIRLAALQRPVNDALFGMLTRDEFKMLSQLLSRLASSADSALKLAEHVKATLKSQEDQRALTTNSSAPRRKGRAALRNTR; translated from the coding sequence TTGACGGCGTCGAAGCCCGAGCTGCTCGAAAAGGAAGGAGACCGAACGCTTCGCGGCCTCCTCTACGACTATTTCGCGTTCGGACGCAGCCTGGAAGCCTGTCGTGAAATATTCGCGAACTTCGTCGATCTGTCGACCACCCAGTATCTGATCCTGATCGCCATCAAGAACTCGACGGCGGATGAGCCGATGGGCGTCAATCAGATAGCCGAACGGCTGTATCTGAGCGGCGCCTTCGTCACTAACGAGATCAACAAGCTGGTTGCGGACGGCCTCCTCGAGAAGAGCCCCCATCCGGAAGACCGACGGCGCGTGCAACTTGCACTCACCCAGCACGGCGTCGGCCTGTTGATCCGTCTTGCCGCCCTGCAACGCCCCGTCAACGACGCGTTGTTTGGAATGCTGACGCGCGACGAGTTCAAAATGCTGTCCCAGCTGCTGTCACGTCTTGCGTCGAGCGCGGACAGCGCGCTGAAGCTCGCCGAACATGTCAAAGCGACCCTCAAGTCCCAGGAGGATCAGCGAGCTCTCACAACGAATTCGTCGGCGCCGCGCAGGAAGGGACGCGCGGCGCTTCGCAATACGCGGTAA
- a CDS encoding flavin reductase family protein has translation MEDRAFRRALGEFATGVAVVTARGQGEELIGMTMSSFNSVSLDPPLVLFSVDRKAKSLPAMREAKGFAVNILARDQEQISNQFARALSNKWDQVKTSVGHAEAPLISGALAHFECEPFGNYDGGDHVIFVVRVVRHTTRSEPTAPLIFFRGRYRDLVDETEREPTWPLPIHY, from the coding sequence ATGGAGGACCGTGCATTCAGGCGGGCGTTGGGAGAATTCGCGACCGGCGTTGCGGTGGTGACCGCGCGGGGCCAAGGCGAAGAACTCATCGGCATGACCATGAGTTCGTTCAATTCCGTCTCCCTCGATCCGCCGTTGGTCTTGTTCAGCGTCGACCGCAAGGCAAAAAGCCTGCCGGCGATGCGCGAAGCCAAGGGCTTTGCCGTCAATATCCTCGCGCGCGACCAGGAGCAGATTTCCAACCAGTTTGCGCGCGCGCTTTCCAACAAATGGGATCAGGTCAAGACCTCGGTCGGTCACGCCGAGGCGCCGCTGATCTCCGGCGCGCTGGCGCATTTCGAATGCGAACCGTTCGGAAATTATGACGGCGGCGATCACGTCATTTTCGTTGTTCGCGTCGTTCGTCACACCACGCGCAGTGAGCCGACCGCGCCGCTGATCTTCTTTCGCGGCCGCTACCGCGATCTTGTCGACGAAACCGAGCGCGAGCCAACCTGGCCGCTTCCCATTCATTACTAG
- a CDS encoding ABC transporter substrate-binding protein, producing MLAISIAAAMPAAAQEKPSSLGLGIFTFTSGPAAAYGMPGKNAADLMIDEINAKGGIGGVPVSAIYVDEAQGAQGVIAEYRRLAGEARNQVMVAALSSANCLALAPIAEQLEVPTVGWNCDTHQLLLDGKSKYMFRPSGNTVPEFVAYAAYLLERKPDVKTVAIINPDYAFGHDAATIFKAALKALKPDIEVVAELYPKLGSPNYQTEISRLTTAHPDVVFSNLWGADLENFVRQATPRGLFSSSQVVLALGETVLQRVPLPDGVIVGVLGDGWWMSPDAKANVETTKFAAAYKQRFGEYPVFPSIKMANALIYVKAAYQAAMQKNGGKWPTRAEIAEAMKGSSVATLTGTTKTRADNDGLVDQIVGVTMKTEGRSFPLIGEMARYKGDSLMPAPGQDPIAWVSTLKPEFAKTLSKPGSYK from the coding sequence GTGCTCGCGATCAGTATCGCTGCGGCAATGCCCGCCGCGGCGCAGGAGAAGCCGAGTTCTCTCGGGCTCGGCATCTTCACCTTCACGTCGGGGCCAGCCGCCGCTTACGGCATGCCCGGCAAGAACGCGGCCGACCTGATGATCGATGAGATCAACGCCAAGGGCGGTATCGGGGGCGTGCCGGTGAGTGCGATCTATGTCGATGAGGCGCAGGGTGCTCAGGGTGTTATTGCGGAGTACCGTCGTCTTGCTGGCGAGGCCAGGAACCAGGTGATGGTGGCCGCACTGTCCAGCGCGAACTGCCTTGCGCTCGCTCCAATTGCCGAACAGCTGGAGGTCCCGACCGTCGGCTGGAACTGCGACACCCATCAGCTCCTGCTCGACGGCAAGAGCAAGTACATGTTCCGGCCCAGCGGCAACACCGTGCCGGAGTTTGTCGCCTATGCGGCCTACCTGCTCGAGCGCAAGCCCGATGTGAAAACGGTCGCAATCATTAATCCAGACTACGCTTTCGGCCACGACGCGGCGACAATCTTCAAGGCGGCGCTCAAGGCGTTGAAGCCCGATATCGAGGTCGTTGCCGAGCTCTATCCCAAGCTCGGCTCGCCGAACTACCAGACCGAGATCTCCCGCCTCACCACGGCGCATCCCGATGTCGTCTTCTCGAATCTATGGGGAGCCGACCTCGAGAATTTCGTGCGTCAGGCCACACCACGCGGGCTGTTCTCGTCCAGCCAGGTGGTCCTCGCGCTCGGCGAGACCGTATTGCAGCGCGTTCCGTTACCCGACGGCGTGATCGTTGGCGTGCTCGGCGACGGTTGGTGGATGTCACCCGACGCCAAGGCCAATGTTGAGACCACGAAGTTCGCGGCGGCTTACAAGCAGCGCTTTGGCGAGTATCCGGTTTTCCCGTCGATCAAGATGGCCAACGCCTTGATCTACGTAAAAGCCGCCTATCAGGCCGCGATGCAGAAGAACGGCGGCAAGTGGCCAACGCGGGCGGAAATCGCCGAGGCGATGAAGGGGAGCAGCGTGGCGACCCTGACCGGCACCACAAAGACCCGCGCGGACAATGATGGTCTTGTCGACCAGATCGTCGGCGTCACAATGAAGACCGAAGGTCGTTCCTTTCCGCTGATCGGCGAGATGGCGCGCTACAAGGGCGACAGCCTGATGCCGGCGCCGGGACAGGATCCGATTGCTTGGGTTTCGACGCTGAAGCCGGAGTTCGCGAAGACACTGTCAAAGCCTGGAAGCTACAAATAG
- a CDS encoding cupin has product MPVNKKHDEFYTLDMNTGWEVPAGYPAGIQQKILSGGLDEENRRGTRTRLLRFAPGVYTTAPFSHEYWEEVYLVSGDLIVGNDAKGEGGKSFPPNTYACRPPHAAHGPFKSVNGCLLMEIHYFDPV; this is encoded by the coding sequence ATGCCCGTCAACAAGAAGCACGACGAATTCTACACGCTTGACATGAACACCGGCTGGGAAGTGCCGGCAGGCTATCCGGCTGGTATCCAGCAGAAGATCCTCTCAGGTGGGCTGGACGAGGAGAATCGGCGAGGCACGCGCACGCGGCTGCTTCGCTTCGCGCCGGGCGTCTACACGACAGCGCCGTTTTCCCACGAGTATTGGGAGGAGGTTTATCTGGTCTCGGGCGACCTGATCGTCGGCAACGACGCGAAGGGCGAAGGCGGCAAGAGTTTTCCGCCGAACACCTATGCCTGCCGTCCGCCGCACGCGGCGCATGGGCCGTTCAAGTCCGTCAACGGCTGCCTGCTGATGGAGATCCACTACTTCGATCCGGTGTGA
- a CDS encoding GIY-YIG nuclease family protein gives MAESAEAVYALANVLEHLGAPWGLPEDWIILCDNDDLRHMPRATAKRLLAKARKETARRWLFGRFDPSEMDLELSEESEGGDGTEIFDDRLLKRRAINSIDDVVSTVKSLRDLYTNRAIDPDQATAHQATVAARLEFGYPKEPPSRTDCFDEDVPRQCRRIINEIYSPKVRSSEPLVYLISTDNPEFVKIGFTTRLEHRLKSLRTASHVEPTVHLTIPGTRTLEGELHTRFEAARYNREWFRMTDEIKTFIASERDI, from the coding sequence ATGGCCGAAAGCGCAGAGGCCGTTTACGCATTGGCTAACGTCTTGGAGCACCTCGGCGCCCCTTGGGGCTTGCCGGAAGACTGGATCATCCTCTGCGACAACGATGATCTGCGCCACATGCCACGGGCAACAGCAAAGAGACTGCTCGCGAAGGCAAGGAAGGAAACAGCGCGCCGATGGCTATTCGGTCGCTTTGATCCAAGCGAAATGGACCTGGAGCTTTCGGAAGAATCCGAAGGCGGTGACGGCACCGAGATATTTGACGACAGACTCTTGAAGCGGCGGGCCATCAACTCGATCGATGATGTCGTATCAACGGTCAAGTCACTGCGAGACCTGTACACAAATCGTGCGATTGATCCGGACCAGGCGACGGCTCACCAGGCTACGGTGGCGGCGCGCTTGGAGTTTGGCTACCCGAAGGAGCCGCCATCTCGAACGGATTGCTTCGATGAGGATGTGCCTCGCCAATGTCGCCGTATCATCAACGAAATTTACAGCCCCAAGGTGAGATCCTCCGAACCGTTGGTCTATTTGATCAGCACCGACAATCCTGAATTCGTAAAGATAGGATTTACGACCCGCCTTGAGCACCGATTGAAATCCCTGCGGACGGCTTCGCATGTCGAGCCTACAGTTCATTTGACGATACCAGGCACACGGACACTTGAAGGCGAGCTTCACACGCGGTTCGAAGCGGCCCGCTACAATCGAGAATGGTTTCGGATGACGGACGAAATCAAGACATTCATCGCCTCGGAGAGAGACATCTGA